In Rhodococcus qingshengii JCM 15477, the sequence AGTGTAGGTGTCGACGAGACGTCGCTCGGCCAAGGACGTGATCAAGTCGCCGCTGCCCAGAATCACCAGATCCGGGCCCTCACTTTCCTTGAGCGTGGCGACCGCTTCGGCGGCATCACCTTTCAACAAGGTCGAGTTCTTCCACGGCAGCGGTTCACCCAAAGTCCTTGACGCTACGTACTTCTGCGTGTTGTCGAGCACCTCGGTAAACGGATTGTCGGTCTGAAACGGCCAGTACGAGGCGAAGTTTTCGTAAGTTCTGCGACCGAACAGCAACGCCGATTTCTTCGCCATCCCCTCCCCCATCTTCTGCGCCATGACGGAATCGTTGAAGGGTGCTGCCCACCCACCGTGCTCGAATCCGCCACGACGGTCCTCGTCCGGCCCACCGGGCGCCTGCATGACACCGTCGAGAGTCACGCTGTTGGTCACGCTGAGTTTTCTCATAACTTCGATCCTGCGCCTGAAGGACCATCGGGGAAAGAGAAAACGGGCGGTCCTTCTCGATTGAGAAGGACCGCCCGTCAGCTTCGAACGAGAATCAGGAGCCGATCAGCCGTGCGGCCAGGTAGCTTTCCACCTGATCGAGGGCGACGCGTTCCTGCGCCATGGAGTCACGCTCACGCACCGTCACAGCCTGGTCTTCGAGAGTGTCGAAGTCGACCGTGATGCAGAACGGTGTGCCGATCTCGTCCTGGCGACGGTAACGACGACCGATGGCGCCGGCGTCGTCGAACTCGACGTTCCAATTCTGACGCAGCTGCGCTGCAAGATCTTTGGCCTTCGGCGTCAGGTCCGCGTTACGCGAGAGCGGCAGAACGGCAGCCTTGACGGGAGCGAGTCGGCGATCCAGGCGGAGCACTGTGCGCTTGTCGACGCCGCCCTTGGAGTTGGGCGCCTCGTCCTCGGTGTAGGCGTCGACCAGGAAGGCCATCAGCGAACGCGTGAGACCGGCCGCCGGCTCGATGACGTACGGCGTGTACCGCTCGCCCGTCGTCTGGTCGTAGTAGTTCAGCTCGGTGCCCGAATGCTTGGAGTGCGTCGAGAGATCGAAGTCGGTACGGTTCGCGATGCCCTCGAGCTCGCCCCATTCGCTGCCCTGGAAGTGGAAGCGGTACTCGATGTCGGTCGTGCCCTTCGAGTAGTGCGAAAGCTTTTCCGGCGCATGCTCGTACAGACGCAGGTTGTCCTTGTTGATACCGAGGCCGGTGTACCAGTCAAGGCGGTAGTCGATCCAGTACTGATGCCACTGCTCGTCCTCGCCCGGCTTGACGAAGAATTCCATCTCCATCTGCTCGAACTCGCGGGTGCGGAAGATGAAGTTGCCCGGGGTGATCTCGTTACGGAAGCTCTTGCCGATCTGACCGATCCCGAACGGCGGCTTCTTACGCGAGGTGGTCAGCACGTTGGCGAAGTTCACGAAGATGCCCTGTGCGGTCTCGGGGCGCAGGTAGTGCATGCCCTCTTCGCTCTCGACGGGGCCGAGGTACGTCTTGAGCATCATGTTGAAGTCGCGCGGCTCGGTCCACTGGCCGACGGTGCCGCAATCGGGGCAACCGATGACATCCATCGAGACGTCGTCCGGGTTGGCGAGCTTCTTCTTCTCCGCGTACGCCTCCTGCAGGTGATCCTGACGGTGACGCTTGTGACAGTTGAGGCACTCGACGAGCGGGTCGTTGAAGACACCGACGTGACCGGACGCGACCCACACCTCGCGGGGCAGAATCACCGACGAGTCGAGGCCGACAACGTCCTCGCGGCTGGTGACCATGTTGCGCCACCACTGGCGCTTGATGTTCTCCTTGAGCTCGACACCCAATGGGCCGTAGTCCCATGCGGACTTGGTACCGCCGTAGATCTCACCGCACGGGTAGACCAGGCCTCGCCGCTTGGCGAGATTGACAACGGCTTCGATCTTGGACTTGGGTGCCACTCGATTGCTCTCCATCTGGGTAATAGATGCATGATTTTCGTGCGCTTTTCGCACCATCAGCCTATCTGGCGGCTGCCACGCACTTCCGTCCAAGGTTGACATGCATACTTGTGCATATCAAAATGAAAGTGATTTGCAATAATGTGGTGAGATGGCTATGCCCGGACATCATGATCTACCCCTCGAAGGAGCCTCGCTGTGAGCATTGCGGATACCGGCGATCTCCACAAAAGCCATGATCATTCCGACCTCGGACACACGCACGACCCGTTCGAAGCCGCACCGCCCGCGCCCGTGCCGCCCAAGGAAACCCTGGCGGCAGCCGGCGAAATTCTGCGGGCGCTCGCTGCACCCGTTCGGATCGCGATCGTGCTTCAGTTGCACGAGTCGGAGCGTTGCGTTCACGAACTCGTCGGAGCTCTCGGTGTCACTCAGCCACTCATCAGCCAGCATCTGCGCGTACTCAAAGCAGCGGGCGTCGTCCGCGGCGAGCGCAACGGACGAGAAGTTCTCTATCGACTCGTCGACGATCACCTTGCACACATCGTCGTCGACGCTGTCGCCCACGCCGAAGAAGGATGAGATTCCACCGCATGAACACCCCGGGCAGTACGACCTCGAAACGTGGACCGGCCACAGTCGGCGTTCGTTCCACGAAACAGCGCAGCGCCATCTCCGCCCTGCTCGACGACATCGACGAATTCAAGTCGGCACAGGAATTGCACGACGAACTGCGCAAGCGAGGTGAAGGCATCGGCCTGACCACCGTCTACCGCACGCTGCAGGCACTCTCCGACGCCGGAACCATCGACGTCCTACGCACCGACACAGGTGAGTCCGTCTACCGACGCTGCTCCTCCGGGCACCACCATCACCTGGTGTGCCGCAACTGCGGATTCACCGTCGAGGTCGAGGGCCCGACGGTCGAGCAGTGGTCACAGACCATCGCCGAGGACAACGGTTTCACCGAAGTGAGTCACACCGTCGAGATCTTCGGCACCTGCCGCGACTGCGCCGCCGCCTGAGAGCGTCAGGGAATCAAACCCTGCCGGGCGGTATCGGCACCGGTGAGCGCCAGTAGCAACATCGTGGTCAGTGCCTCGTCGTCCAGTCCGGCGGCAGGGAACGTGTAACGCAGGATGACGTCCGCCAGACTGCCGTGGCCGAACACCGCGATGGAGCCGAATTGGATGGTGCGATTCCGCTCGGCCACCTTGCGATGCAGTGCCGCGCTCACCGGTCGGTCCCATGCGAGAACACACGTCATGGACAGCACGTCCAGACCCTCGGACAGATTCATCGCCTGGATGGAACACAGCGCGCCGGAGTACTGGAAACCCAGTGATCCGTCGGCAGCCACATCGACCGTCACGAAATGCGCCAGCGAGGCGGCCGCGCGTTCTTGTAGGCGGGCTGCTTCGTCGGTGGTGTCGGTCATGTTCTCCCCTGTCATTTGACGCCACCGAATCTACGGTCACGTGAGGCGTACTCGACGCAGGCGGCCCAAAGGTCGCGGCGGTCGAAATCGGGAAACAGCTTCTCCTGGTACACCATTTCGGCGTAGGCGGATTGCCAGATCAAGAAATTGGACGTCCGCTGTTCCCCCGACGGACGCAGGAAGAGATCGACGTCGGGCATGTCGGGTTCGTCGAGGTACTTGGCAACCGTCGCCTCGGTGATCTTGTCCGGATTGATCTCACCGGCCGCGACACGCTTCGCGATTTCCTTTACCGCATCGGCAATTTCGGCCCGGCCGCCGTAGTTCACACACATGGTCAAGTTCATGACGGTGTTGTTCTTGGTCAGTTCTTCGGCGATCTCGAGTTCCTTGATCACGCTGGCCCACAGGCGTGGCTTACGACCGGCCCAGCGAACACGCACACCCATTTCGTTCATCTCGTCGCGTCGACGGCGGATGACATCACGGTTGAAGCCCATCAGGAATCGAACCTCGTCGGGACTGCGCTTCCAGTTCTCGGTGGAGAAGGCGTAAGCGGAGAGCCACTCGACACCCATCTCGATGCACCCGCAGACGGTGTCCATCAGGACAGCTTCGCCGCGTTCGTGCCCGGCGGTTCGGGGCAGACCGCGCTCCTGCGCCCATCGTCCGTTGCCGTCCATCACCAAAGCGACGTGGCGCGGGATCAGTTCGGTCTGCAGGATCGGCGGGGTCGCCCCGGACGGATGTGGGTCCGGTGGTCGGATCACCCGGTCAGCAGCAGAATCAAGCGGAGTTCGCGGT encodes:
- a CDS encoding dihydrofolate reductase family protein; protein product: MRKLSVTNSVTLDGVMQAPGGPDEDRRGGFEHGGWAAPFNDSVMAQKMGEGMAKKSALLFGRRTYENFASYWPFQTDNPFTEVLDNTQKYVASRTLGEPLPWKNSTLLKGDAAEAVATLKESEGPDLVILGSGDLITSLAERRLVDTYTLLIHPLVLGTGRRLFPDGAALAQFTLTDSVPTTTGVIIATYQLS
- a CDS encoding glycine--tRNA ligase, coding for MAPKSKIEAVVNLAKRRGLVYPCGEIYGGTKSAWDYGPLGVELKENIKRQWWRNMVTSREDVVGLDSSVILPREVWVASGHVGVFNDPLVECLNCHKRHRQDHLQEAYAEKKKLANPDDVSMDVIGCPDCGTVGQWTEPRDFNMMLKTYLGPVESEEGMHYLRPETAQGIFVNFANVLTTSRKKPPFGIGQIGKSFRNEITPGNFIFRTREFEQMEMEFFVKPGEDEQWHQYWIDYRLDWYTGLGINKDNLRLYEHAPEKLSHYSKGTTDIEYRFHFQGSEWGELEGIANRTDFDLSTHSKHSGTELNYYDQTTGERYTPYVIEPAAGLTRSLMAFLVDAYTEDEAPNSKGGVDKRTVLRLDRRLAPVKAAVLPLSRNADLTPKAKDLAAQLRQNWNVEFDDAGAIGRRYRRQDEIGTPFCITVDFDTLEDQAVTVRERDSMAQERVALDQVESYLAARLIGS
- a CDS encoding ArsR/SmtB family transcription factor; amino-acid sequence: MSIADTGDLHKSHDHSDLGHTHDPFEAAPPAPVPPKETLAAAGEILRALAAPVRIAIVLQLHESERCVHELVGALGVTQPLISQHLRVLKAAGVVRGERNGREVLYRLVDDHLAHIVVDAVAHAEEG
- a CDS encoding Fur family transcriptional regulator, with amino-acid sequence MNTPGSTTSKRGPATVGVRSTKQRSAISALLDDIDEFKSAQELHDELRKRGEGIGLTTVYRTLQALSDAGTIDVLRTDTGESVYRRCSSGHHHHLVCRNCGFTVEVEGPTVEQWSQTIAEDNGFTEVSHTVEIFGTCRDCAAA
- a CDS encoding YbjN domain-containing protein; protein product: MTGENMTDTTDEAARLQERAAASLAHFVTVDVAADGSLGFQYSGALCSIQAMNLSEGLDVLSMTCVLAWDRPVSAALHRKVAERNRTIQFGSIAVFGHGSLADVILRYTFPAAGLDDEALTTMLLLALTGADTARQGLIP
- a CDS encoding isoprenyl transferase, coding for MEHVIRRREPRTPLDSAADRVIRPPDPHPSGATPPILQTELIPRHVALVMDGNGRWAQERGLPRTAGHERGEAVLMDTVCGCIEMGVEWLSAYAFSTENWKRSPDEVRFLMGFNRDVIRRRRDEMNEMGVRVRWAGRKPRLWASVIKELEIAEELTKNNTVMNLTMCVNYGGRAEIADAVKEIAKRVAAGEINPDKITEATVAKYLDEPDMPDVDLFLRPSGEQRTSNFLIWQSAYAEMVYQEKLFPDFDRRDLWAACVEYASRDRRFGGVK